One window from the genome of Actinoplanes teichomyceticus ATCC 31121 encodes:
- a CDS encoding GGDEF domain-containing protein, with product MRWPRATAPAWIVHAGFLACALAAGGGFAVAAPGARAVIYTGVVLVSIGLFGQALLTGHLAHRRPWLVAITGLALLLADHLLWPYWVIDGHLGRGAGGLPDLLLAAAHGLFLVGAAMAVRRRMSADAGGIVEAALFGVCAGGVLWVCVFQPHLPAEATPIGQVQVLTDVLVLCGVAGCLLRMTGAATGAARGAIGYLLLTVTLTGGALAAGALGVPGHGTWPGTLMLVAFLTIAAAAVHPGAPAAIEPPPAAERIATRFHLGWLGVALSVHPVLAAVQALRGDDASGTLLPISMLLVIPLVLARFRQLSGQRERAERILAHQASHDELTGLFNRRRIMAEIDRALDGPLPVTVLLCDLDGFKPVNDRHGHAVGDEVLRAVAARLTEVAGPDRAVGRLGGDEFLVLCRGAGDDEMAALRDRIHGAVRSPIAVPGGPVSVGVTIGSARTVTGGDGDDRAALIARADAAMYAGKPGRRHRVAA from the coding sequence ATGCGCTGGCCCCGAGCCACCGCGCCGGCGTGGATCGTTCACGCCGGCTTCCTGGCGTGCGCTCTGGCCGCCGGTGGCGGGTTCGCCGTCGCCGCGCCGGGTGCCCGCGCGGTCATCTACACCGGGGTCGTGCTCGTGTCGATCGGGCTGTTCGGCCAGGCGCTGCTCACCGGGCACCTGGCCCACCGGCGGCCGTGGCTGGTGGCGATCACGGGCCTGGCGCTGCTGCTCGCCGATCACCTGCTCTGGCCGTACTGGGTCATCGACGGGCACCTGGGCCGGGGCGCCGGCGGGCTGCCCGACCTGCTGCTCGCCGCCGCGCACGGGCTGTTCCTGGTGGGCGCGGCGATGGCGGTACGCCGCCGGATGAGCGCGGACGCCGGCGGCATCGTCGAGGCGGCCCTGTTCGGGGTGTGTGCCGGCGGCGTGCTCTGGGTGTGCGTGTTCCAGCCGCACCTGCCGGCCGAGGCCACCCCGATCGGCCAGGTCCAGGTGCTGACCGACGTGCTGGTGCTCTGCGGGGTGGCCGGCTGCCTGCTGCGGATGACCGGGGCGGCGACCGGCGCGGCCCGCGGCGCCATCGGCTACCTGCTGCTGACCGTGACGCTGACCGGCGGCGCCCTGGCCGCCGGAGCGCTCGGGGTGCCCGGCCACGGCACGTGGCCCGGGACGCTGATGCTCGTCGCCTTCCTGACCATCGCGGCCGCGGCCGTGCATCCGGGGGCGCCCGCGGCGATCGAGCCGCCGCCGGCCGCCGAGCGGATCGCCACCCGGTTCCACCTGGGCTGGCTGGGGGTCGCGCTCAGTGTGCACCCGGTGCTGGCCGCGGTGCAGGCGCTGCGCGGCGACGACGCCTCCGGCACGCTGCTGCCGATCAGCATGCTGCTGGTGATCCCGCTGGTGCTGGCCCGGTTCCGGCAGCTGTCCGGGCAGCGGGAGCGGGCCGAGCGGATCCTGGCGCATCAGGCCTCGCACGACGAGTTGACCGGGTTGTTCAACCGGCGGCGGATCATGGCCGAGATCGACCGGGCGCTGGACGGGCCGCTGCCGGTGACCGTGCTGCTCTGCGACCTGGACGGCTTCAAACCGGTCAACGACCGGCACGGCCACGCGGTCGGCGACGAGGTGCTGCGGGCGGTCGCCGCGCGGCTGACCGAGGTGGCCGGGCCGGACCGGGCGGTGGGCCGGCTCGGCGGTGACGAGTTCCTGGTGCTGTGCCGGGGCGCCGGTGACGACGAGATGGCCGCCCTGCGGGACCGGATCCACGGCGCGGTGCGCTCGCCGATCGCCGTGCCCGGCGGCCCGGTGTCGGTGGGCGTCACCATCGGCTCCGCCCGGACCGTCACGGGCGGCGACGGCGACGACCGGGCCGCGCTGATCGCCCGGGCCGACGCGGCGATGTACGCCGGGAAGCCCGGCCGCCGGCACCGCGTCGCGGCCTAG